A window of the Streptomyces sp. JB150 genome harbors these coding sequences:
- a CDS encoding phosphotransferase yields the protein MTRTLLTRDDLAPLARAALGRPLAAVTRLRGGSRKGVYRLTRDDGCTAIAYVWSADEDYWDAGPADPRDPLSPGTGLGLLTAAHDRLAAAGVRTPRLLYADAARTHLPADAAVVEDLPGGSLEAALTRDPAAGRAALERLAAELARLRAHQGPAPGKVAVVDGGGTSSAASCERRVTEAALRSLAEAAARDGRIAAVHGDLAGLLRDLAAAVRPRARHTLVHGELGPDHVLLDAQGHPALIDIEGLMYFDAEWEHVFLRIRFGSHYDVLRAPGLDEDRLRLYRLATHLSLVAGPLRLLDGDFPHPEAMRSIAEHHLRQTLSLLRSAA from the coding sequence GTGACCCGTACGCTCCTGACCCGCGACGACCTCGCCCCCCTGGCCCGCGCCGCCCTCGGCCGCCCGCTCGCCGCGGTCACCCGGCTGCGCGGCGGCAGCCGCAAGGGCGTCTACCGCCTCACCCGCGACGACGGCTGCACCGCCATCGCCTACGTCTGGTCGGCGGACGAGGACTACTGGGACGCCGGGCCCGCCGACCCCCGCGACCCCCTGTCACCCGGCACGGGACTCGGCCTCCTCACGGCCGCGCACGACCGGCTGGCCGCCGCCGGGGTGCGCACCCCGCGCCTGCTGTACGCCGACGCCGCGCGCACCCACCTCCCGGCCGACGCCGCGGTCGTCGAGGACCTGCCGGGCGGCAGCCTGGAGGCGGCGCTGACCCGGGACCCGGCGGCGGGGCGCGCCGCCCTGGAGCGGCTGGCCGCCGAGCTGGCGCGGCTGCGCGCGCACCAGGGCCCGGCCCCCGGCAAGGTCGCCGTGGTCGACGGCGGCGGCACCTCGTCGGCCGCCTCCTGCGAGCGGCGGGTCACCGAGGCCGCCCTGCGCTCCCTCGCCGAGGCCGCCGCCCGCGACGGGCGGATCGCCGCCGTGCACGGTGACCTCGCCGGCCTGCTGCGGGACCTGGCAGCGGCGGTCCGGCCACGCGCCCGGCACACCCTCGTGCACGGCGAGCTCGGCCCCGACCACGTCCTGCTGGACGCCCAGGGGCACCCGGCCCTGATCGACATCGAGGGCCTGATGTACTTCGACGCCGAGTGGGAGCACGTCTTCCTGCGGATCCGCTTCGGCTCCCACTACGACGTCCTGCGCGCCCCCGGCCTCGACGAGGACCGGCTGCGCCTGTACCGCCTGGCGACGCACCTGTCCCTGGTGGCCGGGCCGCTGCGCCTCCTCGACGGCGACTTCCCGCACCCCGAGGCCATGCGGTCCATCGCGGAACACCACCTCCGGCAGACGCTCAGTCTGCTGAGGAGCGCCGCCTGA
- a CDS encoding succinate dehydrogenase/fumarate reductase iron-sulfur subunit, protein MSGYEARFRVWRGDADGGGLEDFRVEVNEGEVVLDIIHRLQATQVPDLAVRWNCKAGKCGSCSAEINGRPRLMCMTRMSVFGRDETVTVTPLRAFPVVRDLVTDVGFNYAKAREVPAFVPPAGVAPGEYRMMQEDVDRPQEFRKCIECFLCQDTCHVVRDHEENKTAFAGPRFLMRIAELDMHPLDAAAESGLDRRTTAQDEHGLGYCNITKCCTEVCPEGIKITDNALIPLKERAVDRKYDPLVWLGSKIRRRSSAD, encoded by the coding sequence ATGAGCGGCTACGAGGCGCGCTTCAGGGTGTGGCGGGGCGACGCGGACGGCGGCGGCCTGGAGGACTTCCGGGTGGAGGTGAACGAGGGCGAGGTGGTCCTCGACATCATCCACCGCCTCCAGGCGACCCAGGTGCCCGACCTGGCCGTGCGCTGGAACTGCAAGGCGGGCAAGTGCGGTTCGTGCTCGGCGGAGATCAACGGGCGGCCGCGGCTGATGTGCATGACCCGGATGTCGGTGTTCGGCCGCGACGAGACGGTCACCGTGACCCCGCTGCGGGCCTTCCCGGTCGTGCGGGACCTGGTGACGGACGTCGGCTTCAACTACGCCAAGGCGCGGGAGGTCCCGGCGTTCGTGCCGCCCGCCGGGGTGGCGCCGGGCGAGTACCGGATGATGCAGGAGGACGTGGACCGCCCGCAGGAGTTCCGCAAGTGCATCGAGTGCTTCCTGTGCCAGGACACCTGCCATGTGGTGCGCGACCACGAGGAGAACAAAACCGCGTTCGCGGGGCCGCGCTTCCTGATGCGGATCGCGGAACTCGACATGCACCCGCTGGACGCGGCGGCCGAGAGCGGCCTCGACCGCAGGACGACCGCCCAGGACGAGCACGGCCTGGGCTACTGCAACATCACCAAGTGCTGCACGGAGGTCTGCCCCGAGGGCATCAAGATCACCGACAACGCGCTGATCCCGCTGAAGGAGCGGGCCGTGGACCGCAAGTACGACCCGCTGGTCTGGCTGGGCTCGAAGATCAGGCGGCGCTCCTCAGCAGACTGA
- a CDS encoding fumarate reductase/succinate dehydrogenase flavoprotein subunit has product MSVVERQEWDVVVVGAGGAGLRAAIEARERGARTAVICKSLFGKAHTVMAEGGIAAAMANANENDSWQVHFRDTMRGGKFLNQWRMAELHAQEAPDRVWELETWGALFDRTKDGRISQRNFGGHEYPRLAHVGDRTGLELIRTLQQKIVALQQEDHRETGAYESRLKVFQECTVTRVLKDGERVSGVFAYERESGRFLVLEAPAVVIATGGIGKSFKVTSNSWEYTGDGHALALLAGAPLLNMEFVQFHPTGMVWPPSVKGILVTESVRGDGGVLRNSDGKRFMFDYIPDVFREKYAETEDEADRWYDDPDHHRRPPELLPRDEVARAINTEVKEGRGSPHGGVFLDVSTRMPAEVIKRRLPSMYHQFKELADVDITAEPMEVGPTCHYVMGGIAVESDTAAARGVPGLYAAGEVAGGMHGSNRLGGNSLSDLLVFGRRAGLHAARYAHGLAGRRPAVDTAQVDAAAEEALRPFSVGGENPYSLHQELQQTMNDLVGIIRREAEMAQALERLAALRARAAHAGVEGHRQFNPGWHLALDLRNMLLVSECVARAALERTESRGGHTREDFPSMDRAWRRVNLLCALGAGDRIVLTRETTDPIRPDLLALFEKEELVKYLAEEELVT; this is encoded by the coding sequence ATGTCCGTGGTGGAGCGGCAGGAGTGGGACGTCGTCGTGGTCGGGGCCGGCGGGGCGGGGCTGCGCGCCGCCATCGAGGCCCGTGAGCGCGGCGCCCGTACGGCGGTGATCTGCAAGTCGCTGTTCGGCAAGGCGCACACGGTGATGGCCGAGGGCGGCATCGCGGCCGCGATGGCCAACGCCAACGAGAACGACAGCTGGCAGGTCCACTTCCGCGACACGATGCGCGGCGGCAAGTTCCTCAACCAGTGGCGGATGGCCGAGCTGCACGCCCAGGAGGCGCCGGACCGGGTGTGGGAGCTGGAGACCTGGGGCGCGCTGTTCGACCGTACGAAGGACGGCCGGATCTCGCAGCGCAACTTCGGCGGCCACGAGTACCCGCGCCTCGCCCACGTCGGCGACCGCACCGGCCTGGAGCTGATCCGCACCCTCCAGCAGAAGATCGTCGCGCTCCAGCAGGAGGACCACCGCGAGACCGGGGCCTACGAGTCCCGGCTGAAGGTCTTCCAGGAGTGCACGGTCACGCGGGTGCTGAAGGACGGCGAGCGGGTGTCCGGGGTCTTCGCCTACGAGCGCGAGAGCGGCCGCTTCCTCGTCCTGGAGGCGCCCGCCGTGGTGATCGCCACGGGCGGCATCGGCAAGTCCTTCAAGGTGACGTCGAACTCCTGGGAGTACACCGGCGACGGGCACGCGCTGGCACTGCTGGCCGGGGCTCCGCTGCTGAACATGGAGTTCGTGCAGTTCCATCCGACGGGCATGGTCTGGCCGCCGTCGGTGAAGGGCATCCTGGTCACCGAGTCGGTGCGCGGCGACGGCGGGGTGCTCAGGAACTCCGACGGCAAGCGGTTCATGTTCGACTACATCCCGGACGTCTTCAGGGAGAAGTACGCCGAGACCGAGGACGAGGCCGACCGCTGGTACGACGACCCGGACCACCACCGGCGCCCGCCCGAACTGCTCCCCCGTGACGAGGTCGCCCGGGCGATCAACACGGAGGTGAAGGAGGGCCGCGGCTCCCCGCACGGCGGGGTGTTCCTGGACGTGTCGACCCGCATGCCCGCCGAGGTGATCAAGCGGCGGCTGCCGTCGATGTACCACCAGTTCAAGGAGCTGGCCGACGTCGACATCACCGCGGAGCCCATGGAGGTCGGGCCGACCTGCCACTACGTGATGGGCGGCATCGCCGTCGAGTCGGACACGGCGGCGGCGCGCGGGGTGCCGGGCCTGTACGCCGCCGGTGAGGTGGCCGGCGGGATGCACGGCTCCAACCGGCTCGGCGGAAACTCGCTGTCCGACCTGCTGGTGTTCGGGCGGCGGGCGGGCCTGCACGCCGCCCGGTACGCGCACGGACTGGCCGGCCGGCGCCCGGCCGTGGACACCGCCCAGGTGGACGCGGCGGCCGAGGAGGCGCTGCGGCCGTTCTCGGTCGGCGGCGAGAACCCGTACAGCCTGCACCAGGAGCTGCAGCAGACCATGAACGACCTGGTCGGCATCATCCGCCGGGAGGCGGAGATGGCGCAGGCCCTGGAGCGGCTCGCCGCGCTGCGCGCGCGGGCGGCGCACGCGGGGGTGGAGGGGCACCGCCAGTTCAACCCGGGCTGGCACCTGGCCCTCGACCTGCGGAACATGCTGCTGGTCAGCGAGTGCGTGGCCCGCGCGGCGCTGGAGCGCACCGAGTCGCGCGGCGGCCACACCCGGGAGGACTTCCCGTCGATGGACCGGGCGTGGCGGCGGGTGAACCTGCTGTGCGCGCTCGGCGCCGGGGACCGGATCGTCCTCACCCGCGAGACCACCGATCCCATCCGTCCCGACCTGCTCGCCCTGTTCGAGAAGGAGGAGCTGGTCAAGTACCTCGCCGAAGAGGAGCTGGTCACATGA
- a CDS encoding ABC transporter family substrate-binding protein: MSHDGVVSTRAVMRSVAFLTAGVLTVPVLAGCSSKDPAGKPLAAQDIAPAARAQVVDGGTLRWAVDAVPETLNTFQADADAATTRIAQAVLPSMYRLDADGRPRLDSDFLESAEVVETEPRQVVLYRLNQQAVWSDGREIGAADFAAQWRALSGKDSAYWTARNAGYDRIERIERGANDLEVRVTFNRPYADWRSLFSPLYPKEVMGTPDAFNDGARRKLKITAGPFTVKKVDRTDDEVVLTRNPRWWGDPTKLSEIVLTAVDREERAAALAAGKVDLAEIDPAAARRITAAAGPPAPSAAPDGGTPASPGEGSAASPDRGGDDGKARAGERRRTGTPSRRQRELAAFEVRKSLEPVYTQLALNGSAGPLADERVRRAVARALDREELAAAVLKPLGLPAVPVGSHLALAGQAAYADNSGALGDQDTAEAQALLADAGWVRGGPLDETEKGEKAAGARGEKAPREASRGDGKDGPKSHEDDGVYIVGQDGKARAAEQDHGGQDGARNLAQDGTQQLRQGGAPGAYAPEGTAAPAGARTGVLAKDGKPLALRFVLPSGPGSESLRTVAERISRMLERVGIRTELTKVSDESYFKDHIASGAYDLALYSWPASAFPATDARPIYAKPVPAADGSLSVEQNWTRVGTDQVDQLFDEAIGTLDESRARSLIRKADARIWAAAGSIPLYQRPQLVAARRNLANAGAFGFQTPVFQDIGFLKKAVRPAPSPSRG, translated from the coding sequence ATGTCCCACGACGGCGTCGTCAGCACACGCGCGGTCATGCGCTCGGTCGCCTTCCTCACCGCGGGCGTGCTCACCGTGCCGGTGCTCGCCGGGTGCAGCTCGAAGGACCCGGCCGGCAAGCCGCTGGCCGCCCAGGACATCGCCCCCGCCGCGCGCGCCCAGGTCGTCGACGGCGGCACCCTGCGCTGGGCGGTGGACGCCGTGCCGGAGACCCTGAACACCTTCCAGGCGGACGCCGACGCGGCCACCACCCGGATCGCCCAGGCCGTGCTGCCGTCGATGTACCGGCTGGACGCCGACGGCCGGCCCCGGCTCGACTCCGACTTCCTGGAGTCGGCCGAGGTCGTCGAGACCGAGCCCCGGCAGGTCGTCCTCTACCGGCTCAACCAGCAGGCCGTCTGGAGCGACGGCCGCGAGATCGGCGCCGCCGACTTCGCCGCCCAGTGGCGCGCCCTGTCCGGCAAGGACAGCGCGTACTGGACCGCGCGCAACGCCGGCTACGACCGCATCGAGCGGATCGAGCGCGGCGCGAACGACCTGGAGGTGCGGGTCACCTTCAACCGCCCCTACGCGGACTGGCGCTCGCTGTTCTCGCCGCTGTACCCGAAGGAGGTCATGGGCACCCCGGACGCCTTCAACGACGGCGCCCGCAGGAAGCTGAAGATCACCGCCGGGCCGTTCACCGTCAAGAAGGTCGACCGCACGGACGACGAGGTCGTCCTCACCCGCAATCCCCGCTGGTGGGGCGACCCGACCAAGCTCTCCGAGATCGTGCTGACCGCCGTCGACCGCGAGGAGCGGGCCGCCGCGCTGGCCGCCGGGAAGGTCGACCTGGCCGAGATCGACCCGGCCGCCGCCCGCCGGATCACCGCCGCCGCGGGCCCGCCGGCCCCGTCCGCCGCGCCGGACGGCGGGACGCCCGCCTCCCCGGGCGAGGGGTCCGCCGCCTCCCCCGACCGGGGTGGCGACGACGGGAAGGCCCGCGCCGGGGAGCGGCGACGCACGGGCACGCCGTCCCGCCGCCAGCGCGAGCTGGCCGCCTTCGAGGTCCGCAAGTCCCTGGAGCCGGTCTACACCCAGCTCGCCCTCAACGGCTCCGCCGGCCCGCTCGCCGACGAACGGGTCCGCCGCGCCGTCGCCCGCGCCCTCGACCGCGAGGAGCTGGCCGCGGCCGTCCTGAAGCCGCTGGGCCTGCCCGCCGTCCCCGTCGGCAGCCACCTCGCCCTGGCCGGCCAGGCCGCCTACGCCGACAACAGCGGCGCCCTCGGCGACCAGGACACCGCCGAAGCGCAGGCGCTGCTCGCGGACGCCGGGTGGGTGCGCGGCGGGCCGCTGGACGAGACCGAGAAGGGCGAGAAGGCGGCCGGCGCCCGTGGCGAGAAGGCCCCGCGAGAGGCGTCGCGCGGTGACGGGAAGGACGGCCCGAAAAGCCACGAGGACGACGGCGTGTACATCGTCGGCCAGGACGGCAAGGCCCGCGCCGCCGAGCAGGACCACGGCGGGCAGGACGGCGCCCGCAACCTCGCCCAGGACGGCACCCAGCAGCTGAGGCAGGGCGGCGCCCCCGGCGCGTACGCCCCCGAGGGAACCGCCGCACCGGCGGGCGCCAGGACCGGGGTGCTGGCGAAGGACGGCAAGCCGCTCGCGCTCCGCTTCGTCCTGCCGTCAGGGCCCGGCTCGGAGAGCCTGCGCACGGTCGCGGAACGCATCAGCCGCATGCTGGAGCGGGTCGGCATCCGCACCGAGCTGACCAAGGTCAGCGACGAGAGCTACTTCAAGGACCACATCGCCTCCGGCGCGTACGACCTCGCCCTCTACTCCTGGCCCGCCTCCGCCTTCCCCGCCACCGACGCCCGCCCGATCTACGCCAAGCCGGTCCCGGCCGCCGACGGCTCCCTCTCGGTCGAGCAGAACTGGACCCGGGTCGGCACCGACCAGGTGGACCAGCTCTTCGACGAGGCCATCGGCACCCTGGACGAGTCCCGGGCCCGCTCGCTGATCCGCAAGGCCGACGCCCGCATCTGGGCCGCGGCCGGCTCCATCCCCCTCTACCAGCGCCCCCAGCTGGTCGCGGCACGCAGGAACCTGGCCAACGCGGGCGCGTTCGGCTTCCAGACCCCGGTCTTCCAGGACATCGGCTTCCTGAAGAAGGCCGTCAGGCCGGCCCCGAGCCCGTCGCGCGGCTGA